From Streptomonospora salina, the proteins below share one genomic window:
- the murJ gene encoding murein biosynthesis integral membrane protein MurJ has product MATETANGSDDPAESGRSRDGSAPDTAPASDAADPVPEQEQDGEQDGAAESGSGGMMRSSAVMAAGTMVSRVTGFVKALVIAAALGTQLLGDAYQTAQTIPFIVNDLLIGGLIASVLVPLLVKRRMRDADGGVKTEDRLFTGALIALFAVTAVAILAAGPIVGLYLGDSSPRQVEVSVYLARFLLAQIFFVGISGLISAMLNSRNRFGAPVWAPVLNNLVIIAVGCLFLWTAGAGRTVDTVTQGELVLLGAGTSSGMALQAVVLLAAVWRAGFRWRPRLDLRGSGLGEALRSAGWMFVYTLMTQLGLLITANVVNRAGAESVAGGYDVGAGLTAYNFAYTLFQLPYAIIAVSLITVLLPRMSAHAEQRQWSEVRAGFSRTLRTSALVLVPLGLALAIYAVPVATLVFARGNTSDGDAANIGAVLTAMALGLVPFTVFQLMLRVFYAMGDTRTPALISVANVTVHGVLAYTAFLVLPPDIVVVGVAAGFMLSFVSGLTIAGFVLSRRLGGLDGRRIGATLLRLHAAAVPSVAVGLGVLWLFTTRLGEGAVTNIGAPVVGCLAGGLLFFLSARLFVPELSDAVALVRTRLRR; this is encoded by the coding sequence GTGGCCACCGAGACCGCCAACGGCAGCGACGACCCGGCCGAATCCGGCCGCAGCCGGGACGGCTCGGCGCCGGATACCGCCCCCGCGTCCGACGCCGCCGATCCCGTTCCCGAACAGGAACAGGACGGGGAGCAGGACGGGGCGGCCGAAAGCGGCTCGGGCGGCATGATGCGCTCCAGCGCCGTCATGGCCGCCGGCACGATGGTCTCGCGTGTCACCGGGTTCGTTAAGGCCCTGGTCATCGCCGCCGCTCTGGGCACCCAGCTGCTCGGTGACGCCTATCAGACCGCCCAGACCATCCCCTTCATCGTCAACGACCTGCTCATCGGCGGACTGATCGCCAGCGTGCTGGTCCCACTGCTGGTCAAAAGGCGGATGCGGGACGCCGACGGCGGCGTCAAGACCGAGGACCGGCTGTTCACCGGCGCCCTGATCGCGCTGTTCGCCGTGACCGCGGTCGCGATCCTCGCCGCCGGACCGATCGTCGGCCTGTACCTGGGCGACTCCTCTCCCCGGCAGGTCGAGGTGTCGGTCTACCTGGCGCGCTTCCTGCTCGCCCAGATCTTCTTCGTGGGCATCAGCGGCCTGATCAGCGCCATGCTCAACAGCCGCAACCGGTTCGGCGCTCCGGTGTGGGCACCGGTGCTCAACAACCTGGTCATCATCGCGGTCGGGTGCCTGTTCCTGTGGACAGCCGGCGCCGGGCGCACCGTCGACACCGTCACCCAGGGTGAACTGGTGCTGCTGGGCGCCGGCACCTCCTCGGGCATGGCGCTGCAGGCGGTGGTGCTGCTCGCCGCGGTATGGCGCGCCGGGTTCCGCTGGCGCCCGCGGCTGGACCTCCGCGGTTCCGGCCTCGGCGAAGCGCTGCGCAGCGCCGGGTGGATGTTCGTCTACACCCTGATGACCCAGCTGGGCCTGCTGATCACCGCCAACGTGGTCAACCGCGCCGGTGCCGAGAGCGTGGCCGGCGGTTACGACGTCGGCGCCGGGCTGACCGCCTACAACTTCGCCTACACCCTCTTCCAACTGCCCTACGCGATCATCGCGGTCTCGCTGATCACCGTGCTGCTTCCGCGGATGAGCGCCCACGCCGAGCAGCGGCAGTGGAGCGAGGTCCGCGCCGGGTTCTCCCGCACGCTGCGCACGTCGGCGCTGGTGCTGGTGCCGCTGGGGCTGGCTCTGGCGATCTACGCGGTGCCGGTGGCCACCCTGGTCTTCGCGCGCGGCAACACCTCGGACGGGGACGCCGCCAACATCGGTGCGGTACTGACCGCCATGGCGCTGGGGCTGGTGCCGTTCACCGTCTTCCAGCTGATGCTGCGGGTGTTCTACGCGATGGGAGACACCCGCACACCCGCGCTGATCAGCGTCGCCAACGTCACCGTGCACGGTGTACTGGCGTATACCGCTTTCCTCGTACTCCCGCCCGACATCGTCGTGGTGGGCGTGGCCGCCGGGTTCATGCTGTCCTTCGTCTCCGGGCTGACCATCGCGGGCTTCGTCCTCAGCCGCCGTCTCGGCGGGCTTGACGGGCGGCGCATCGGTGCCACATTGTTGCGGCTGCACGCGGCCGCGGTCCCCAGCGTCGCCGTCGGCCTCGGCGTGCTGTGGCTGTTCACCACCCGACTGGGGGAAGGGGCGGTGACGAACATCGGAGCACCGGTCGTGGGCTGCCTCGCGGGCGGTCTGCTGTTCTTCCTCAGCGCCCGGCTGTTCGTTCCCGAACTCTCGGACGCTGTGGCCCTCGTGCGCACACGTCTGCGGCGGTAG
- a CDS encoding inositol-3-phosphate synthase yields MGSVRVAVVGVGNCAASLVQGVHYYSDADPEARVPGLMHVQFGSYHVRDVEFVAAFDVDAKKVGHDLADAISASENNTIKICDVPPTGVAVQRGPTFDGLGRYYRDTIEESTENAVDVVAALKAARADVLVSYLPVGSEDADRFYAQCAIDAGVAFVNALPVFIASDPEWAEKFSQAGVPIVGDDIKSQIGATITHRVLSKLFEDRGVVVDRTYQLNFGGNMDFMNMLERERLESKKVSKTRSVTSQIPHELNAGSVHIGPSDHVPWLDDRKWAYIRLEGRAFGDAPVSLEYKLEVWDSPNSAGIIIDALRAAKIAKDRGIGGPVLSASSYFMKAPPEQHSDSDGHAMVERFIAGEADR; encoded by the coding sequence ATGGGTTCGGTACGTGTAGCCGTCGTCGGTGTCGGAAACTGCGCGGCGTCGCTCGTCCAGGGCGTCCACTACTACTCGGATGCCGACCCCGAGGCCCGGGTGCCGGGCCTGATGCATGTGCAGTTCGGCTCCTATCACGTACGCGACGTCGAGTTCGTCGCCGCGTTCGACGTCGACGCCAAGAAGGTCGGCCACGACCTCGCCGACGCCATCAGCGCCAGCGAGAACAACACGATCAAGATCTGCGACGTGCCGCCCACGGGAGTGGCGGTGCAGCGCGGCCCCACCTTCGACGGGCTGGGCCGCTACTACCGCGACACCATCGAAGAGTCCACCGAGAACGCCGTGGACGTGGTCGCCGCGCTCAAGGCCGCGCGTGCCGACGTGCTGGTCTCCTACCTCCCGGTGGGCTCCGAGGACGCCGACCGCTTCTACGCCCAGTGCGCCATCGACGCCGGGGTCGCCTTCGTCAACGCCCTCCCGGTCTTCATCGCCTCCGACCCCGAGTGGGCCGAGAAGTTCTCCCAAGCGGGTGTGCCGATCGTCGGCGACGACATCAAGTCCCAGATCGGCGCGACGATAACGCACCGCGTGCTGTCCAAGCTCTTCGAGGACCGCGGGGTCGTCGTGGACCGCACGTACCAGCTCAACTTCGGCGGGAACATGGACTTCATGAACATGCTGGAGCGTGAGCGGCTGGAGTCCAAAAAGGTCTCCAAGACGCGGTCGGTCACCTCCCAGATTCCCCACGAACTCAACGCCGGTTCGGTCCACATCGGCCCTTCCGACCATGTGCCCTGGCTCGACGACCGCAAGTGGGCCTACATCCGGCTGGAAGGCCGGGCCTTCGGCGACGCGCCGGTGAGCCTGGAGTACAAGCTGGAGGTGTGGGACTCCCCCAACTCCGCCGGGATCATCATCGACGCCCTCCGCGCCGCCAAGATCGCCAAGGACCGCGGGATCGGCGGCCCCGTCCTCTCGGCCTCTTCGTACTTCATGAAGGCCCCGCCCGAACAGCACAGCGACAGCGACGGCCACGCCATGGTCGAGCGGTTCATCGCCGGCGAAGCCGACCGCTGA
- a CDS encoding DUF6049 family protein, translating into MRRIVHIGAVVATTAAVSPALAAFGPAHTPADADPGDDGAQNAPLTVEAITPKSIGDDSTVRISGQVTNTTGSALDEIEVRFSYSSRPFRERSELDSFASGDGAAPETEAGGAELDTPLAPGESTEYTLSAEAADLDLSSWGVYPMAVEAVSGAGEDVGATRTFLPYRGGGSAPEPVDIAWVWPLVDSPQRAGDDTYLDSSLQESLRSEGRLGRLLAVGAQSDEVVLDPEAPGTQTPASPSQPQEPSPSTPSVPADDATDPPDAADDSAQGQDESGDASDVPVTWAVDPGTLADVERMTSAYEVADDPQAAVSTGTGSASPDMSTTSMEASAEAQLWLEQARGALAGDQVVSTPYASADIAALLRNGLGDDADAAVSLGRSTAERVLGRSTDATVALPQGGLMNQATREFFQGHGASTFLLRDDAMPAKPHVDHTATAEAPVSLGEGEQGTALVADSGLTEVLSTDASQPGEAALAQQRFAAESAMIAGEDPGGRRTVVAYPPSDWNPGAEYAQGLLESSASLPWLDPVNLADVAPDGSGAGEDRTTPTYPESGTESELSGSYLQPIKDLRGRVRLFNSVLVDDPDPFRPAVLRLESAAWRREDDLAGPARALVERAIERDMDKVRIIPTEPVTLASASGTIGIPLANDLEDHTVRVNLSMLPDNPERLNIGGYQDTIEIGPGEKTTVYVELSARVNGRTVVRMNLHNLSGEPVSDGQYLPVNATGMGMQALIISGIGALVLVVALAPRALRKWARDRKGGTAAGDTAAGDGASAEQADDSPEDGSEGVRADAPDEASAPASGVQDNEDDSASGPAVGSDSSEPSAEGGGDGEDRSDGTGTGR; encoded by the coding sequence GTGCGTCGAATCGTCCACATCGGCGCGGTCGTGGCCACGACCGCAGCCGTCAGCCCGGCACTAGCCGCATTCGGTCCTGCCCACACCCCGGCCGACGCCGATCCCGGGGACGACGGCGCCCAGAACGCTCCGCTGACCGTCGAGGCCATCACGCCGAAATCCATCGGCGACGACAGCACGGTGCGCATCAGCGGACAGGTCACCAACACCACCGGCAGCGCGCTCGACGAGATCGAAGTCCGCTTCAGCTATTCGTCCCGCCCGTTCCGCGAACGCTCCGAACTCGACTCGTTCGCCTCCGGTGACGGCGCCGCTCCGGAGACCGAGGCCGGCGGCGCCGAACTGGACACCCCCCTGGCGCCGGGCGAATCCACCGAGTACACCCTGAGCGCCGAGGCCGCCGACCTCGACCTGTCCTCGTGGGGCGTCTACCCCATGGCCGTCGAGGCGGTCAGCGGGGCCGGCGAGGACGTCGGCGCCACGCGCACGTTCCTGCCCTACCGCGGCGGCGGATCGGCCCCCGAGCCCGTCGACATCGCCTGGGTATGGCCGCTCGTGGACAGCCCCCAGCGCGCCGGCGACGACACCTATCTGGACTCCTCGCTGCAGGAGAGCCTCCGGTCCGAAGGGCGGCTCGGCCGGCTGCTGGCGGTCGGCGCCCAGAGCGACGAGGTCGTCCTGGATCCCGAGGCTCCCGGAACGCAGACCCCCGCGTCTCCCTCCCAGCCCCAGGAACCCTCCCCGTCCACACCGTCGGTCCCGGCCGACGACGCTACGGATCCCCCGGACGCCGCCGACGATTCGGCTCAGGGACAGGACGAAAGCGGCGACGCGTCCGACGTGCCCGTCACATGGGCCGTCGACCCGGGGACGCTGGCCGATGTCGAGCGCATGACCTCCGCCTACGAGGTCGCCGACGATCCGCAGGCCGCCGTCAGTACCGGCACCGGATCCGCGAGCCCCGACATGAGCACCACCTCCATGGAGGCCAGTGCCGAGGCGCAGCTGTGGCTGGAGCAGGCCCGCGGCGCGCTGGCCGGGGACCAGGTGGTCTCGACCCCGTACGCGTCCGCCGACATCGCGGCGCTGCTGCGGAACGGCCTGGGCGACGACGCCGACGCCGCGGTCTCGCTGGGCCGCAGCACCGCCGAGCGCGTGCTGGGACGGTCCACCGACGCGACCGTGGCGCTGCCCCAGGGCGGTCTGATGAACCAGGCCACCCGCGAGTTCTTCCAGGGCCACGGCGCGAGCACGTTCCTGCTGCGCGACGACGCGATGCCCGCGAAACCGCATGTGGACCACACCGCCACCGCCGAAGCGCCGGTGTCGCTGGGCGAAGGCGAGCAGGGCACCGCGCTGGTCGCCGACTCCGGGCTGACCGAGGTGCTGAGCACCGACGCTTCCCAGCCCGGCGAGGCGGCCCTGGCCCAGCAGCGTTTCGCCGCTGAGAGCGCGATGATCGCCGGCGAGGATCCGGGGGGCCGGCGTACGGTCGTGGCCTACCCGCCCTCCGATTGGAATCCCGGAGCCGAGTACGCCCAGGGCCTGCTGGAGTCCAGCGCGTCGCTGCCGTGGCTGGATCCCGTGAACCTGGCCGACGTCGCGCCGGACGGTTCCGGCGCGGGCGAGGACCGCACCACCCCGACCTATCCCGAAAGCGGGACCGAATCCGAGCTGAGCGGGTCCTACCTCCAGCCGATCAAGGACCTGCGGGGCCGGGTGCGGCTGTTCAACAGCGTCCTCGTCGACGACCCGGACCCGTTCCGCCCGGCAGTGCTGCGGCTGGAGTCGGCCGCCTGGCGCCGGGAGGACGACCTGGCGGGCCCGGCGCGCGCGCTGGTCGAGCGGGCGATCGAGCGCGACATGGACAAGGTCCGCATCATCCCGACCGAGCCGGTGACACTGGCCAGCGCATCCGGCACGATCGGGATCCCGCTGGCCAACGACCTTGAGGACCACACCGTCCGGGTCAACCTGTCCATGCTCCCGGACAACCCCGAGCGCCTGAACATCGGCGGGTACCAGGACACCATCGAAATCGGTCCGGGAGAGAAGACGACCGTCTACGTCGAGCTGTCGGCACGCGTCAACGGCCGGACCGTGGTCCGCATGAACCTGCACAACTTGAGCGGCGAGCCGGTCTCCGACGGGCAGTACCTGCCGGTCAACGCGACAGGCATGGGCATGCAGGCGCTAATCATCAGCGGCATCGGCGCCCTGGTGCTGGTGGTGGCTCTGGCGCCGCGGGCGCTGCGCAAATGGGCACGCGACCGCAAGGGCGGCACCGCCGCCGGGGACACCGCCGCCGGGGACGGCGCCTCCGCGGAGCAGGCGGACGACTCTCCGGAGGACGGATCGGAAGGCGTCCGGGCCGACGCTCCGGACGAGGCGTCGGCGCCGGCGTCCGGCGTGCAGGACAATGAGGACGATTCCGCGAGCGGCCCGGCTGTCGGCTCCGACTCCTCCGAGCCGTCGGCCGAGGGCGGCGGCGACGGCGAGGACCGCTCCGACGGCACCGGCACCGGCCGCTAG
- a CDS encoding MFS transporter, translating to MSFYRDLRDVLQGPRFRRLFATRLISQFGDGVYQAGLAGYVFFSPEQHTTALQVAAAFAVLLLPFSAVGPFAGVLIDRWSRRQVLFVSTLAKGLVAACTAALVWSGSDGAVFFATALVVLSVNRFVLAALSAALPHVVPRHELMMANAVTPTCGTFAAFLGAAVGAGLRLLGGDGYAGTALILVGAGAAMALAGPAALTLGRGELGPDLGEQTDRVRTAVRNVAVGLADGARHIFDRRPARYGLATVAGHRLAYGVATLVTLLLYNNTFTAGGVAGFAGFSVALAASGAGYFAGAVATPWATARVRSDTWIALLLGTGAAVLLVFGLPFTPVLFPVAGFALGAVSQGVKVSVDTLVQRHVDDAYRGRVFAIYDMLFNAAFVAGAGLAAGAVPSSGESAAAVAGMAAGYALMAAGWTVRARHLRRAEPAPTARGG from the coding sequence GTGTCCTTCTACCGCGATCTGCGCGACGTGCTCCAGGGCCCGCGGTTCCGCCGCCTGTTCGCCACGCGCCTGATCTCCCAGTTCGGCGACGGCGTCTACCAGGCCGGGCTGGCCGGATACGTCTTCTTCTCCCCCGAGCAGCACACGACCGCCCTCCAGGTCGCCGCCGCCTTCGCCGTGCTGCTACTGCCCTTCTCGGCCGTCGGCCCGTTCGCGGGCGTCCTTATCGACAGATGGTCACGTCGACAGGTCCTCTTCGTCTCCACTCTCGCCAAAGGCCTGGTCGCCGCCTGTACCGCGGCGCTGGTGTGGTCCGGCTCCGACGGCGCCGTCTTCTTCGCGACAGCCCTCGTCGTACTCAGCGTGAACCGCTTCGTGCTGGCCGCGCTCTCCGCCGCCCTGCCGCACGTCGTGCCCCGGCACGAACTGATGATGGCCAACGCGGTGACGCCGACGTGCGGCACCTTCGCCGCCTTCCTGGGCGCGGCCGTCGGCGCCGGGCTGCGGCTGCTGGGCGGCGACGGGTACGCGGGAACGGCGCTGATCCTGGTAGGGGCCGGCGCGGCGATGGCGCTGGCCGGGCCCGCCGCCCTCACCCTCGGACGCGGTGAACTCGGCCCCGACCTCGGCGAGCAGACGGACCGGGTACGCACCGCCGTCCGGAACGTGGCGGTCGGTTTGGCCGACGGCGCGCGCCACATCTTCGACCGGCGCCCCGCGCGCTACGGACTCGCCACCGTCGCCGGCCACCGGCTCGCCTACGGCGTCGCCACGCTGGTGACCCTGCTGCTGTACAACAACACCTTCACCGCCGGAGGCGTCGCCGGCTTCGCGGGGTTCTCGGTCGCTCTGGCGGCCTCGGGCGCCGGATACTTCGCCGGCGCGGTGGCGACCCCGTGGGCCACCGCCCGCGTCCGGTCCGACACGTGGATCGCGCTGCTGCTCGGTACCGGCGCCGCGGTACTGCTGGTCTTCGGGCTGCCGTTCACGCCGGTACTGTTCCCCGTCGCCGGGTTCGCGCTGGGCGCCGTGTCCCAAGGGGTCAAGGTCAGCGTCGACACGCTGGTTCAGCGACATGTCGACGACGCCTACCGCGGACGCGTGTTCGCGATCTACGACATGCTGTTCAACGCGGCTTTCGTCGCCGGCGCCGGTCTCGCGGCGGGTGCCGTCCCCTCCTCGGGCGAGAGCGCCGCCGCGGTCGCCGGGATGGCGGCGGGTTATGCGCTGATGGCCGCCGGCTGGACGGTACGGGCCCGGCACCTGCGCCGCGCCGAACCGGCCCCGACCGCCCGCGGCGGCTGA
- a CDS encoding PadR family transcriptional regulator → MSAGRARVLELAVLGHLAEAPMHGYELRKHLNADLGAFHAFSYGSLYPGLKSMLHRDLVAASAGDGGAARGRRSRIVYRLTEHGRDRLHELLSESTPAATDDECFGVHFTLFGRTAAEVRLRILDGRRTRLLERLSALRERLRGQVQDPYTVELNRHRAAAIESEVDWLDTLIRRERRCAEGSAGSDASIGGNPPPGVGAPPHTDNRH, encoded by the coding sequence ATGAGTGCAGGGCGGGCGCGAGTGTTGGAACTCGCCGTCCTCGGACACCTCGCGGAAGCCCCGATGCACGGCTATGAACTGCGAAAACATCTCAACGCCGACCTCGGTGCCTTCCACGCCTTCTCCTACGGCTCCCTCTACCCGGGGCTGAAGTCGATGCTGCACCGCGATCTGGTGGCGGCCTCCGCGGGCGACGGCGGCGCGGCGCGGGGACGGCGTTCGCGTATCGTCTACCGCCTGACCGAGCACGGTCGCGACCGGCTCCACGAGTTGCTCTCCGAGAGCACTCCGGCAGCCACCGACGACGAATGCTTCGGGGTGCATTTCACCCTGTTCGGCCGCACCGCCGCCGAGGTGCGGCTGCGTATCCTCGACGGACGGCGCACACGCCTGCTGGAACGGTTGTCTGCACTGCGCGAACGCCTGAGGGGGCAGGTGCAGGACCCCTACACGGTCGAATTGAACCGCCATCGGGCAGCGGCCATCGAGAGCGAGGTCGACTGGCTGGACACGCTCATCCGCCGAGAGCGGCGGTGCGCCGAAGGGTCGGCGGGCAGCGATGCGAGCATCGGCGGGAATCCCCCGCCCGGCGTGGGAGCTCCGCCGCACACCGACAACCGGCACTAG
- the murJ gene encoding murein biosynthesis integral membrane protein MurJ → MTRPVPDGRPDDGHRGTDGSAPAARRRRLPMPDEVLDAVEHSEPGTEPEPGLHPDHDPSDYGDLGTADRPGEEGNEIGGAAHSAPGDLLRSSAVMAAGTVVSRITGFVRTIVLAAALGTQLLGDAYQTANMVPFAVYDLLIGGLLASVFVPFLVKRRKRDADGGTATEQRLFTVILLVLAVMTMLAIAAAEWLIRVYAGDFTGPQHDAATLLARFLLAQIFFIGASGIASAMLNSRDRFGAPMWAPVLNNLVIIAVGVLFLTVTGPGTTPDSVTEGQLTLLGAGTAAGQLLQALVLVGSLFAAGFRWRPRLDLRGSGLGEAVRTAAWMLVYVGVAQAGLLVTTNVATRAGVAAAREGESAAGAGITAYQYASMLFQLPYAIIAVSVITALLPRMSAHVADGRTDLVRADFSRGLRLSAVLIVPLSVAMVVFAIPFCVMIYANGSTSVADARSIGRILMVFAVMLIPFTMFQLQMRVYYALGDTRTPSLFALPAEAAHAALAVGLLFLAPAQLIVVLLPIAYGSYYVVGSVLAWRGLHRRLNGTDGRRILRTLLLLYAATVPSALFAIAMATGFGLLPGTLLPNLLGMAAGGAVGALLFILAAKRLGVTEVTTFLEMVRSRLLSR, encoded by the coding sequence ATGACGCGACCCGTGCCCGACGGCCGACCCGACGACGGGCACCGCGGCACGGACGGTTCCGCGCCGGCGGCCCGCAGACGGCGCCTGCCCATGCCCGACGAAGTCCTCGACGCGGTCGAGCACTCCGAGCCCGGCACCGAGCCCGAGCCGGGGCTGCACCCCGACCACGACCCGTCGGACTACGGCGACCTGGGCACGGCCGACCGGCCCGGCGAGGAAGGCAACGAGATCGGCGGCGCCGCGCACTCGGCGCCCGGCGACCTGCTGCGCTCCAGCGCGGTGATGGCCGCCGGAACCGTCGTCTCCCGCATCACCGGGTTCGTGCGCACGATCGTGCTGGCCGCGGCGCTGGGCACGCAGCTGCTGGGCGACGCTTACCAGACGGCGAACATGGTGCCCTTCGCCGTCTACGACCTCCTCATCGGCGGGCTGCTGGCGAGCGTGTTCGTGCCGTTCCTGGTGAAGCGCAGGAAACGGGACGCCGACGGCGGTACGGCGACAGAGCAGCGGTTGTTCACCGTCATCCTGCTGGTACTGGCCGTGATGACGATGCTCGCCATCGCCGCGGCGGAGTGGCTGATCCGCGTCTACGCCGGCGACTTCACGGGGCCTCAGCACGATGCGGCGACGCTGCTGGCGCGGTTCCTCCTCGCCCAGATCTTCTTCATCGGCGCCAGCGGCATCGCCAGCGCGATGCTCAACAGCCGCGACCGGTTCGGCGCGCCCATGTGGGCGCCGGTGCTCAACAACCTGGTCATCATCGCGGTCGGGGTCCTGTTCCTGACGGTCACCGGGCCCGGTACCACTCCGGACTCGGTCACCGAGGGCCAGCTGACGCTGCTGGGCGCGGGGACCGCCGCGGGACAGCTGCTGCAGGCGCTGGTTCTGGTGGGGTCGCTGTTCGCCGCGGGGTTCCGCTGGCGGCCGCGGCTGGACCTGCGGGGCTCGGGTCTGGGCGAAGCCGTGCGCACCGCCGCCTGGATGCTGGTCTACGTCGGCGTCGCCCAAGCGGGACTGCTGGTGACCACCAACGTCGCCACGCGTGCGGGCGTGGCCGCGGCCCGGGAAGGCGAGTCGGCGGCGGGCGCCGGCATCACGGCATACCAGTACGCGTCCATGCTGTTCCAGCTCCCCTACGCGATCATCGCGGTCTCGGTGATCACCGCTCTGCTGCCGCGGATGAGCGCCCACGTCGCCGACGGGCGCACGGACCTGGTGCGTGCGGACTTCTCCCGCGGCCTGCGGCTGTCGGCGGTGCTGATCGTCCCGCTGTCGGTGGCGATGGTCGTCTTCGCGATCCCCTTCTGCGTGATGATCTACGCCAACGGCAGCACCTCGGTCGCCGACGCCCGGTCCATCGGGCGCATCCTGATGGTGTTCGCGGTGATGCTCATCCCCTTCACGATGTTCCAGCTGCAAATGCGGGTGTACTACGCGCTGGGCGACACCCGGACGCCGTCGCTGTTCGCGCTGCCCGCCGAGGCCGCACACGCCGCGCTGGCCGTGGGGCTGCTGTTCCTGGCTCCCGCGCAGCTGATCGTCGTGCTCCTGCCGATCGCCTACGGGTCCTATTACGTGGTCGGCTCCGTGCTCGCCTGGCGGGGGCTGCACCGCCGGCTCAACGGGACGGACGGACGGCGGATCCTGCGCACCCTGCTGCTGCTGTACGCGGCCACCGTTCCCAGCGCCCTGTTCGCGATCGCGATGGCGACGGGCTTCGGGCTGCTTCCCGGGACTCTGCTGCCGAACCTCCTGGGCATGGCTGCCGGCGGCGCAGTGGGCGCGCTGCTGTTCATCCTGGCCGCCAAACGGCTAGGTGTGACAGAAGTCACAACGTTCCTGGAAATGGTGCGCAGCCGCCTGCTCAGCCGCTGA
- a CDS encoding CCA tRNA nucleotidyltransferase, giving the protein MPNTAFPGESPRASAEGAAPPSPGELTDRQRAAITELFGSIGSVLQELGELFLEGGHELAMVGGPVRDALLGREVHDFDLTTDAVPQTILSLVESWADAVWTVGIDFGTVGLRKGGLQLEITTYRSESYQPKSRKPEVHYGTSLHDDLLRRDFTVNAMAVRLPEREFVDPFGGLADLKAGRLRTPGEPEDSFSDDPLRIMRAVRFAAQLGLAPESEVREAASGMADRLAIVSAERVRDELTKLILSDAPRRGVELMVELGLAVHVLPEIPRMQLEIDEHHRHKDVYDHSLTVLDQAIELERKRGVEPDLVLRLAALLHDIGKPKTRAFESGGRVTFHHHEVVGASMSKSRLSALRFSKDVVAAVGKLVSLHLRFHGYGKGEWTDSAVRRYARDAGEQLQRLHILTRADCTTRNRRKAAALARAYDDIENRIERLAEEEELNKVRPDLDGNEIQQILDIKPGPMVGKAWRYLLELRLENGPMGREAAAAELRVWAQRHLDEAAEAGEPAESTEEAAGGEGSD; this is encoded by the coding sequence GTGCCCAACACAGCGTTTCCCGGTGAATCCCCCCGCGCGTCGGCGGAAGGGGCAGCCCCGCCATCCCCGGGTGAGCTCACCGACCGGCAGCGGGCGGCGATAACCGAGCTCTTCGGTTCCATCGGCTCCGTCCTTCAGGAGCTGGGAGAGCTCTTCCTCGAAGGCGGGCACGAGCTCGCGATGGTCGGCGGCCCGGTACGCGACGCCTTGCTGGGCCGCGAGGTCCACGACTTCGACCTCACCACCGATGCCGTCCCCCAGACCATCCTCTCCCTGGTCGAGTCCTGGGCCGACGCCGTATGGACGGTCGGCATCGACTTCGGCACGGTCGGACTGCGCAAGGGCGGGCTCCAGCTGGAGATCACGACCTACCGCAGCGAGTCCTACCAGCCCAAGTCCCGCAAGCCCGAGGTCCACTACGGCACCTCGCTGCACGACGATCTCCTGCGCCGCGACTTCACGGTCAACGCCATGGCGGTGCGGCTGCCCGAACGCGAGTTCGTCGACCCCTTCGGCGGTCTGGCCGATCTCAAGGCGGGCCGCTTGCGCACCCCCGGCGAGCCGGAGGACTCCTTCTCCGACGACCCGCTGCGCATCATGCGCGCGGTGCGCTTCGCCGCACAGCTGGGGCTGGCGCCGGAATCCGAGGTGCGCGAAGCCGCTTCCGGCATGGCCGACCGGTTGGCGATCGTCTCGGCCGAGCGCGTCCGCGACGAACTCACGAAACTGATCCTCAGCGACGCTCCCCGCAGGGGCGTCGAGCTGATGGTCGAGTTGGGCCTCGCCGTCCACGTGCTGCCCGAGATCCCCCGCATGCAGTTGGAGATCGACGAGCACCACCGGCACAAGGACGTCTACGACCACTCTCTGACGGTGCTCGACCAGGCCATCGAACTGGAGCGCAAGCGCGGGGTGGAGCCGGACCTCGTGCTGCGCCTCGCGGCGCTGCTGCACGACATCGGCAAGCCCAAAACCCGCGCGTTCGAGTCCGGCGGCCGCGTCACCTTCCACCACCACGAGGTCGTGGGCGCCTCCATGAGCAAGAGTCGGCTCAGTGCGCTGCGCTTCTCCAAAGACGTCGTGGCCGCCGTCGGCAAACTGGTCAGCCTGCATCTGCGCTTCCACGGCTACGGCAAGGGCGAGTGGACCGACTCGGCGGTGCGGCGCTACGCGCGCGACGCCGGCGAGCAGCTGCAGCGTCTGCACATCCTGACGCGGGCCGACTGCACAACCCGCAACCGCCGCAAGGCCGCCGCGCTGGCCCGCGCCTACGACGACATCGAGAACCGGATCGAGCGCCTCGCCGAAGAGGAGGAGCTCAACAAGGTCCGCCCCGACCTCGACGGCAACGAGATCCAGCAGATCCTGGACATCAAGCCCGGGCCGATGGTCGGCAAGGCGTGGCGCTATCTGCTGGAGCTGCGCCTGGAGAACGGCCCCATGGGGCGGGAGGCCGCCGCCGCGGAACTGCGCGTCTGGGCCCAGCGCCACCTCGACGAGGCCGCGGAGGCCGGAGAGCCCGCGGAGAGCACCGAGGAGGCCGCGGGCGGCGAAGGCTCCGACTAG